The following proteins are co-located in the Maridesulfovibrio sp. genome:
- a CDS encoding transglutaminase domain-containing protein, with translation MISLKNISYILAAIYFCASLCACSTKNNQDKFSPYSASTTKILETSGSNRAQLESFISRYTENPEKRQAAQFLVSNLPPSDRAALSAKELSENLDYAFLARESTEWGKDISWNDFLHYVLPHRVSQEKAVSWREQFYNELLPIVAECTSMEEAVLAVNRWCFSKTGFKSTQRWDQNPLMTINRGWGRCEEAVILTVCALRSVGIPARQAMVPAWQHSNDNHTWTEVQVDGKWHYIESANPDYGLDHAWFSGSVRKAPLVISYAYGNASSTDYPILGRSFGCTLINTTARYAPASRTEVLVLDSKGNPLPETKIFFSVLNYASFRPVASKTTDAEGKADITLGPGSVLISAANGDNSAYSGSIWIPGEQAVRSPVMLRMQPDNKPEGTISFKFVYNDTIKIPTPPKNSEGAQKTEFDSIKNRRLQNLSGMEKSAEFAMPDYAPAIANSGLNTPQVMLSVSTCPTANRNSLFKSISIMPAADLLTITDSELIENALFSDLARQEAESKSLKYPDNIFELYVLNPRIMYEQQSSWRKSIHQRFNLTKIGGLEKLLKKIRKFNTGISTVQRGALGNSLSPVYILDTGKASSLAEICILNTAILRSAGIPARFLDEQGWIEFYDGENWKPFYPLLTDQTGNVNATSESKDFYSNWQTIKFKLPYFENNKREPQYFKDFSVSKLIDKTRFQIIEKTVQGKMNHEDKTWEISTPHGDYYLISVQRNTQNEPTISVHKIGK, from the coding sequence ATGATTTCACTCAAAAACATATCATATATTTTAGCTGCCATTTACTTCTGCGCATCACTATGCGCCTGTTCAACTAAAAATAATCAAGATAAGTTTTCACCATACTCCGCATCAACAACAAAAATCCTTGAGACTTCAGGCAGCAACCGTGCTCAATTGGAAAGTTTCATTTCCAGATATACTGAAAATCCTGAAAAACGGCAGGCCGCACAATTTCTGGTTTCCAACCTTCCGCCATCAGACCGGGCCGCACTATCCGCAAAGGAGTTGTCCGAAAACCTCGACTATGCGTTCCTTGCCCGAGAATCAACAGAGTGGGGAAAAGATATTTCATGGAACGATTTTCTTCACTACGTCCTGCCCCACCGTGTAAGTCAGGAAAAAGCAGTCAGTTGGCGAGAACAGTTTTACAACGAACTTTTACCCATTGTTGCTGAATGTACATCAATGGAAGAAGCGGTGCTTGCCGTAAACCGCTGGTGTTTTTCCAAGACAGGATTCAAATCCACCCAGCGCTGGGACCAAAACCCGCTGATGACTATCAACCGGGGCTGGGGAAGATGTGAAGAAGCTGTCATCCTCACCGTCTGTGCGCTGCGCAGCGTAGGTATCCCCGCAAGGCAGGCCATGGTCCCGGCATGGCAGCATTCAAACGACAACCATACATGGACCGAAGTTCAGGTAGACGGCAAATGGCATTACATTGAGTCCGCCAATCCCGATTACGGGCTTGATCATGCATGGTTCAGCGGCTCAGTGCGCAAGGCACCGCTGGTAATTTCCTATGCTTACGGCAACGCGAGTTCAACCGATTACCCAATTCTTGGCCGGTCTTTCGGCTGTACATTGATTAACACCACAGCGCGTTATGCCCCGGCAAGCAGAACCGAAGTGCTGGTATTAGATTCCAAAGGCAACCCTCTGCCAGAGACTAAGATATTCTTTTCAGTGCTGAACTATGCATCTTTCAGACCTGTGGCCAGCAAGACCACTGACGCAGAAGGGAAGGCGGATATAACATTAGGTCCTGGTTCCGTACTTATCTCTGCAGCAAACGGAGATAATTCCGCATACTCAGGCTCAATCTGGATTCCCGGAGAACAAGCAGTTCGCTCGCCGGTTATGCTTAGAATGCAACCTGACAACAAACCGGAAGGCACCATCAGCTTTAAATTTGTTTACAACGACACCATAAAAATACCTACCCCGCCCAAAAATTCTGAAGGAGCCCAAAAGACCGAATTTGATTCCATCAAAAACAGGCGACTGCAAAATCTTTCAGGCATGGAAAAAAGTGCTGAATTTGCAATGCCCGACTATGCTCCGGCCATTGCAAATTCAGGGTTGAACACCCCGCAAGTAATGCTATCAGTGAGCACCTGCCCAACTGCCAACCGTAATTCACTGTTCAAATCCATCTCCATCATGCCTGCGGCAGATCTGCTGACCATTACTGATTCTGAATTGATTGAAAATGCGCTTTTTTCTGATCTAGCAAGACAGGAAGCTGAGTCAAAGAGCCTAAAATACCCTGACAATATTTTTGAGCTATATGTCCTTAACCCGCGTATCATGTACGAACAGCAAAGCAGTTGGCGAAAATCCATTCATCAAAGATTCAACCTCACCAAAATCGGTGGACTTGAAAAATTGCTGAAAAAAATAAGAAAATTCAATACCGGAATATCCACAGTACAAAGAGGCGCACTAGGGAATTCACTCTCGCCTGTATACATACTGGATACCGGCAAAGCTTCCTCACTTGCTGAAATATGTATTTTAAACACTGCAATTCTGCGTAGTGCAGGTATTCCGGCACGTTTTCTTGATGAACAGGGCTGGATAGAATTCTATGACGGAGAAAACTGGAAGCCATTTTATCCGCTACTTACGGATCAGACAGGAAATGTAAATGCAACATCAGAAAGCAAAGACTTCTACTCAAATTGGCAGACTATAAAATTCAAACTGCCTTATTTTGAAAACAACAAGAGAGAACCTCAATACTTTAAAGATTTCTCTGTATCTAAATTAATAGATAAGACTAGATTTCAAATAATCGAAAAAACTGTTCAAGGAAAAATGAACCACGAAGACAAAACATGGGAAATAAGTACTCCACATGGAGATTACTATTTAATTAGCGTGCAACGGAACACTCAAAACGAACCGACGATTTCTGTCCACAAAATCGGAAAATAA
- a CDS encoding EAL domain-containing protein, with the protein MHELLEKQLKDTIGDQSLELADELNNFIDLVEKTYSGLDDSTLVPNSPAVSILHFIPDPAFIINREGIVVAWNPALEQLTATKAEDVIGKGNFEHIKLIHGKRTPGLIDLVNGCDEIGEIEYGAISRRGRALAAEICIQNLGNRKSTNLWVQSAPILDANGNTIGAIESLRDISARKQTENINLILYKISSALNSTADTPIFLKQVHESLKPFIEAENFFVGLYNERQKTLTFPYYADEKDFMAPYTVLPMIEGKSLSVEVIKAEHPLLLDENDFSDQRTNSINHVGSPAKSWMGIPLKYGGKIMGVMAIQSYERPGVYNSRDIDLMVAISEQVAAALLRRQAEEALLESEKKFRSIFENATVAIFQISAAGRVTVANPALAAIMGYDSVDEMLAGNDQASRFLYNHEGRQKFLKRLLTDGAVNGMLLRVNHRRGKEKWVTINARTSYDSQGRPVLYTGTAFDSTLEIVAERKIFRHKSRFMQLFESSPQAIALTDSKGNVVDTNRAFTKLFGYSTEEMSPCCENLSPTNPGKIKANLKKILGGETYRTEDMRRHKNGRLIPVSILGYPFLYNDEISGTFIIYDDISQRKEYERRLSYQSLHDSLTGLPNRTFFLERLEETLDISRKIPERTFAVLMLDIDMFKRINDSLGHQAGDELLIEVGKRIKHCLRPVDTVARMGGDEFAVLIDDFSTPQMVIQIIRDIRNEIRKPMNISSREVVISSSIGIVFKTSSYEHPEHIIRDADISMYKAKEQGVNKFKVFNKTMHEKALQSLLIETEIRQGIPENEFFPYFQPIYSMQNRNLAGFEALVRWNHPDRGFLTPDQIIPVAEETGLIVELDRIILFEACKFMSEWCRRYPNTKDLFLTVNLSPSQLSKPDLAEAIETIVEETKIPADNLKLEITESAIMERNAASSLNLKKIGEMGIRLAVDDFGTGYSSLAQLQRFPASTVKIDRSFVSHMASDHESLEIVRAVNALGHSLSMDVIAEGVETRQQLILLKDIGCDYVQGYYFDKPQTNEDAEKLVKMRSEGFCPPGLTTI; encoded by the coding sequence ATGCACGAATTGCTGGAAAAACAACTTAAAGACACCATCGGAGACCAGTCTCTAGAACTCGCCGATGAGCTGAACAATTTTATAGACTTGGTCGAAAAAACATATTCCGGCCTTGATGACTCTACTCTTGTACCCAACTCCCCTGCTGTAAGCATTTTACATTTCATTCCTGATCCGGCATTCATTATCAATAGAGAGGGGATTGTCGTTGCCTGGAACCCAGCCCTTGAGCAGCTTACCGCCACAAAAGCAGAAGATGTCATTGGAAAAGGTAACTTTGAACACATTAAGCTCATCCACGGCAAAAGAACTCCCGGCCTGATCGATCTTGTTAACGGTTGTGATGAAATTGGTGAAATTGAATATGGAGCCATCAGCCGCAGAGGAAGAGCCCTCGCCGCTGAAATATGCATCCAAAACCTCGGCAACAGAAAAAGCACTAACCTTTGGGTTCAGTCAGCTCCAATACTGGATGCAAACGGCAATACCATCGGAGCCATTGAATCCCTCCGCGATATTTCGGCAAGAAAACAAACCGAAAATATCAACTTAATCCTCTACAAAATTTCATCTGCCCTGAACTCAACGGCAGATACCCCCATATTCCTCAAGCAGGTTCACGAAAGTCTAAAGCCGTTCATTGAAGCCGAGAACTTTTTTGTCGGACTATACAACGAAAGACAGAAGACCTTAACTTTTCCCTACTACGCTGATGAAAAAGACTTCATGGCACCATATACAGTTTTACCGATGATTGAAGGTAAAAGCCTAAGCGTAGAAGTTATTAAGGCTGAACACCCCCTATTGCTTGACGAAAATGATTTCAGTGACCAGAGAACCAACAGCATAAATCATGTCGGCTCCCCTGCTAAGTCATGGATGGGCATCCCTCTGAAATACGGGGGGAAAATTATGGGCGTGATGGCAATTCAGTCATATGAACGGCCCGGTGTATACAACTCCAGGGACATTGACCTAATGGTGGCAATTTCCGAACAAGTTGCAGCAGCCCTCTTACGCAGGCAGGCCGAAGAAGCTCTGCTGGAAAGTGAGAAGAAATTCCGGTCAATTTTCGAGAACGCGACTGTTGCTATTTTCCAGATATCTGCTGCAGGCAGGGTTACAGTGGCTAACCCGGCGTTAGCGGCAATCATGGGATATGATAGCGTTGATGAAATGCTGGCGGGAAATGATCAAGCTTCAAGGTTTCTCTACAATCATGAAGGACGTCAAAAGTTCCTGAAAAGACTGCTCACCGACGGAGCAGTCAATGGCATGCTGCTGCGCGTAAACCATCGCCGAGGAAAGGAAAAATGGGTTACAATCAATGCCCGCACCTCCTATGATTCTCAGGGCAGACCTGTCCTGTACACAGGGACCGCTTTCGACTCTACTTTAGAGATTGTAGCTGAACGTAAAATTTTCAGACACAAATCGCGATTCATGCAGCTCTTTGAAAGCTCCCCGCAAGCCATCGCATTAACTGACTCCAAAGGAAATGTGGTAGACACCAACCGTGCTTTCACCAAACTATTCGGCTACTCAACCGAAGAAATGTCCCCCTGCTGCGAAAACCTTTCACCGACCAATCCGGGAAAAATCAAAGCAAACCTGAAGAAAATCCTCGGGGGTGAAACATACCGGACAGAAGACATGCGCCGCCACAAAAACGGCAGGCTGATCCCGGTTTCAATCCTTGGATACCCCTTTCTATACAATGATGAAATCTCCGGGACATTCATAATTTACGACGATATTTCACAACGCAAGGAATATGAACGCAGACTCTCTTATCAGTCACTTCACGACTCCCTGACCGGGCTTCCCAACCGCACGTTCTTCCTTGAGCGTCTTGAAGAGACGCTGGACATCTCCCGCAAGATTCCGGAAAGAACTTTCGCGGTCCTGATGCTTGATATCGACATGTTCAAACGCATCAACGACAGCCTTGGTCATCAGGCAGGGGATGAACTTCTTATTGAAGTCGGCAAAAGGATCAAGCACTGCCTGCGTCCTGTTGATACAGTGGCAAGGATGGGTGGCGATGAGTTTGCAGTACTCATTGATGATTTCTCCACCCCCCAAATGGTTATTCAGATAATCCGTGATATCCGCAACGAAATCCGCAAGCCGATGAATATCTCCTCGCGGGAAGTTGTCATCAGCTCAAGTATCGGCATTGTTTTCAAGACCTCAAGCTACGAGCATCCGGAGCACATTATCCGTGATGCCGACATCAGCATGTACAAGGCGAAAGAACAAGGGGTTAACAAGTTCAAGGTCTTCAACAAGACCATGCATGAAAAAGCCCTGCAAAGCCTGCTGATTGAAACAGAAATAAGACAAGGCATCCCTGAAAATGAATTTTTCCCGTACTTCCAGCCTATTTACAGCATGCAAAATCGTAATCTGGCCGGATTTGAAGCCCTTGTCCGCTGGAACCATCCGGACCGGGGATTCCTGACTCCTGATCAGATTATACCTGTTGCTGAAGAGACAGGATTAATCGTTGAACTCGACAGAATCATACTTTTTGAAGCATGCAAATTCATGTCTGAATGGTGCAGGCGTTATCCTAATACCAAGGATCTTTTCCTGACCGTCAACCTCTCTCCCAGCCAGCTGTCCAAACCGGATCTTGCTGAAGCCATTGAGACAATTGTGGAAGAGACCAAGATTCCGGCTGATAATTTAAAGCTGGAGATTACTGAGTCAGCGATCATGGAACGCAATGCAGCTTCCTCCCTGAACCTGAAAAAAATCGGAGAGATGGGTATCAGGCTGGCAGTGGATGACTTTGGCACCGGATACTCTTCACTGGCCCAATTGCAGCGCTTCCCCGCATCAACTGTTAAAATCGACCGTTCCTTTGTCAGCCATATGGCAAGCGACCACGAATCCCTTGAGATTGTTCGTGCTGTAAATGCTCTGGGCCACAGCCTGAGCATGGACGTAATTGCTGAAGGTGTTGAAACAAGACAACAGCTTATCCTGCTCAAAGATATCGGCTGTGATTATGTGCAAGGTTACTACTTCGACAAACCTCAGACGAATGAAGACGCGGAAAAACTGGTCAAGATGCGCTCCGAAGGTTTCTGCCCTCCCGGATTAACTACAATTTAA